A window of Lentibacillus sp. Marseille-P4043 contains these coding sequences:
- the gnpA gene encoding 1,3-beta-galactosyl-N-acetylhexosamine phosphorylase, whose amino-acid sequence MKKSKGRVTLPSQQNFLKETKELMERWGADALRDSDGTKLDNEIKQLDAKIYTTYFVARSHNEFAKQHPEEVQQLYLMSQYHTATDTELEVAFMNGYFSEQIEPDYIHDPNVWWEVINRTTGEVVHTDNWEVKKDENRLLIGNAVPWHEYTVSFLAYMKWDPTQMYNHITNDWGEKPHEIPFDVRQPHSNHFIRDYLRKWLKENPDTDVVRFTTFFYHFTLVFNNLGKEKFVDWFGYGASCSVAALEAFEKENGYRLRPEDIVDQGYYNTTFRVPTKAYLDYIDFIQQFVAREVKDLVEMVHEGGKEAMMFLGDNWIGTEPYGKYFGVTGIDAVVGSVGDGTTLRMIADIPNVTYTEGRFLPYFFPDTFYEGNNPVMEANENWLSARRALMRKPLDRIGYGGYLSLAYEFPDFVRYVEHITDEFRDIYSKIKNVKPYAGIKVAILNAWGKLRTWQSHTVAHGKWYKQTYSYHGVLEALSGSAADVIFISFDDVIENGVPKDVDVIINTGDVGTAFSGGERWLEAALTAKIREWIYNGGGFIGIGEPTACHHEGRYFQLANVLGVDKELGFSLSTNKYFAEAVDSHFISEDSDGYDFGESIKNIYALNKETEIIEYSDGGIHLSSSPFGKGRGVYIAGLPFSHMNTRLLIRALYYAAHKEDQFKIWHASNVHCEVHAYPEIKKYAVVNNSTEKQVTNVYDGTGKKRVVTLEPSEIVWEEFLDEG is encoded by the coding sequence ATGAAGAAGTCAAAAGGGAGAGTTACGCTACCAAGCCAGCAAAACTTTTTAAAGGAAACAAAAGAACTGATGGAACGCTGGGGAGCTGATGCGCTTCGTGACAGCGATGGAACGAAACTCGATAATGAAATAAAACAATTGGATGCAAAAATTTATACAACATATTTTGTAGCGCGCAGTCACAATGAATTTGCGAAACAGCATCCAGAAGAAGTACAGCAGCTGTATTTGATGTCACAGTATCATACAGCGACAGATACAGAACTGGAAGTAGCATTTATGAATGGTTATTTTTCCGAGCAGATAGAGCCTGATTATATCCATGATCCTAACGTATGGTGGGAGGTTATCAACCGGACAACTGGAGAAGTGGTTCATACGGATAATTGGGAAGTCAAGAAAGATGAGAATCGATTACTGATTGGAAATGCGGTGCCTTGGCATGAATACACCGTTTCTTTCTTAGCCTATATGAAATGGGATCCGACGCAAATGTATAATCATATAACCAATGACTGGGGAGAAAAGCCTCATGAGATTCCATTTGATGTCCGCCAACCGCATTCAAATCACTTTATCAGGGATTATTTGAGAAAGTGGTTGAAGGAAAATCCGGACACTGATGTTGTTAGATTCACCACCTTTTTTTACCATTTTACATTGGTATTTAACAACTTAGGAAAAGAAAAATTTGTCGATTGGTTTGGGTATGGAGCAAGTTGTTCTGTTGCTGCATTGGAAGCATTTGAAAAAGAAAATGGTTACCGTTTAAGGCCGGAAGATATAGTCGATCAAGGCTACTACAATACAACATTCCGAGTTCCGACAAAGGCCTATTTGGATTATATAGACTTCATTCAGCAATTTGTTGCCCGGGAAGTGAAAGACTTGGTGGAAATGGTTCACGAAGGTGGCAAGGAAGCCATGATGTTCTTGGGAGATAACTGGATTGGAACAGAGCCTTATGGAAAATATTTTGGGGTAACGGGAATCGATGCTGTTGTTGGAAGTGTTGGTGATGGAACAACTTTGCGAATGATTGCGGATATTCCGAACGTGACGTATACCGAGGGGAGATTCCTACCTTATTTCTTTCCTGATACGTTTTATGAAGGGAACAATCCAGTTATGGAAGCAAATGAAAACTGGCTATCTGCTAGAAGAGCACTAATGCGTAAGCCCCTAGATCGGATTGGCTATGGTGGATACTTAAGTTTGGCCTATGAATTCCCAGACTTTGTTCGCTATGTTGAACATATCACGGATGAATTCCGTGATATTTATAGCAAAATTAAGAATGTGAAACCATATGCCGGAATAAAAGTTGCCATTTTAAATGCATGGGGAAAACTCAGAACGTGGCAATCACATACCGTAGCACATGGTAAATGGTACAAACAAACGTATTCTTATCATGGTGTTTTGGAGGCACTTAGCGGTTCTGCAGCAGATGTAATTTTTATCAGCTTTGATGATGTGATCGAAAATGGTGTTCCTAAAGATGTGGATGTCATCATTAATACAGGGGATGTAGGAACTGCCTTTTCTGGAGGAGAAAGATGGCTTGAAGCGGCATTGACCGCAAAAATAAGAGAGTGGATTTACAATGGCGGTGGTTTTATTGGTATTGGGGAACCTACTGCTTGCCATCATGAAGGCCGTTATTTTCAATTGGCTAATGTATTGGGTGTTGATAAAGAATTAGGATTCAGTTTATCGACAAACAAGTATTTTGCGGAAGCTGTCGATTCACATTTTATTTCAGAAGATAGCGATGGTTACGATTTTGGCGAAAGCATTAAAAACATCTATGCATTAAATAAAGAAACAGAAATTATTGAGTACTCCGACGGGGGGATCCATCTTTCTAGTTCCCCATTTGGGAAAGGCCGCGGCGTATATATCGCTGGTCTTCCTTTTAGTCATATGAATACACGGTTGCTGATACGGGCATTGTATTACGCAGCACATAAGGAAGACCAATTTAAAATTTGGCATGCTTCCAATGTACATTGCGAGGTGCATGCATACCCTGAAATTAAAAAATACGCGGTCGTTAATAATTCAACAGAAAAACAAGTTACGAATGTCTATGATGGTACTGGTAAGAAACGTGTTGTCACATTGGAACCAAGTGAAATCGTATGGGAGGAATTTTTAGATGAAGGATAA
- a CDS encoding DUF6903 family protein, translating into MKDNIIRILKIIFFLFCMFLIVNGQRTVGKVELLTQLIGLAGLLFLLWNYNRKFI; encoded by the coding sequence ATGAAGGATAATATTATTCGTATATTGAAAATCATCTTCTTTCTCTTTTGCATGTTTTTGATCGTTAATGGACAAAGGACAGTGGGTAAGGTGGAATTGCTGACCCAATTAATTGGCCTTGCCGGACTGCTGTTTTTGCTTTGGAACTATAATCGGAAGTTTATTTGA
- a CDS encoding ROK family protein, producing the protein MRYAIGIDIGGTKIASGIVNEKGNLIQKEVVKSDPSDKESMFSRVKTCVKELLNHSSIPADEIFGIGAGIPGKVDQKNGVAVFQNNLPWGNFPFVKRIQEALKIDRVVIDNDVYMAAFAEWKEANLKTTDLFVYITISTGISCSIIQGGEFIWGAGFAGEIGLVPVHVQNKERHMERLELTASGPAVQARAREMYEDGTLTTKEIFSAFYSGDSKAKQLIDEMASSLTHGVYMINSLLDPHKIVFGGSVATHNPYLLTVVKEKLERYLIDEQRHILDGMEISQLGNEQGIIGAGLRVFDVDAS; encoded by the coding sequence ATGAGGTACGCAATCGGTATCGATATCGGTGGAACGAAAATTGCATCTGGAATCGTGAATGAAAAAGGAAACTTGATTCAAAAGGAAGTAGTAAAAAGCGATCCTTCTGACAAAGAGAGCATGTTTTCACGAGTCAAAACATGTGTGAAAGAGCTTTTGAACCATTCCAGCATTCCAGCTGATGAAATTTTTGGCATCGGAGCAGGAATTCCAGGCAAAGTTGATCAAAAAAATGGCGTTGCTGTATTTCAAAATAATTTGCCCTGGGGTAATTTTCCATTTGTTAAAAGAATACAGGAAGCGTTAAAAATTGACCGAGTTGTCATTGATAATGATGTCTATATGGCAGCCTTTGCAGAGTGGAAGGAGGCGAATTTGAAAACAACAGATTTATTCGTCTACATAACCATTAGTACAGGAATTTCCTGTTCCATTATTCAAGGAGGAGAATTTATTTGGGGAGCTGGTTTTGCTGGTGAAATAGGTTTGGTTCCAGTCCATGTACAGAACAAAGAAAGACATATGGAGCGGCTTGAATTGACTGCCTCTGGTCCGGCTGTACAGGCACGTGCGAGAGAAATGTATGAAGATGGTACCCTGACAACAAAGGAAATTTTTTCTGCATTTTACAGTGGAGATTCCAAGGCAAAGCAATTAATTGATGAAATGGCCTCGTCGCTTACGCATGGTGTGTACATGATCAATAGCTTATTGGATCCGCATAAGATTGTTTTTGGAGGGAGTGTAGCAACACATAATCCTTATTTGCTGACTGTAGTAAAAGAAAAATTAGAACGTTACTTAATCGATGAACAAAGGCATATTTTAGATGGAATGGAAATAAGTCAGTTAGGTAATGAGCAGGGGATTATTGGTGCGGGATTGAGAGTGTTTGACGTTGACGCTAGCTAA
- a CDS encoding Gfo/Idh/MocA family protein: protein MQPKTAIVIGAGDRGARAYAPYALEYPNELKIVAVAEPNKERRIKFKDTHGLPAKNCFSSWQDMMDRGKIADIAIICTLDRFHFQPTIKALELGYHVLLEKPMSPDPKECIEMARVAKKYNRQLTICHVLRYTEFWSTIKKVISDGKIGKVASLQLNENVEVMHMSHSFVRGNWNNKEKSSPMILQKSCHDMDIISYILDKKCERISSYGSLMHFKEENAPKDAPGRCLDGCPAELECPFHAGRYYLGEGRGWARKFTEDTTREGIIKALHETPYGRCVYQSDNNVVDHQVVNMEFEDGATAIFSMCGFTREQTRIVQIMGTKGEIRGNMEENSISIYDFLTKHETIIKFDNPVSGHGGGDNGIVRTFLREIDKVGETESVSSAAGSLRSHLMAFAAEKSRLNSGSSIELDDYYNSFIEK, encoded by the coding sequence ATGCAACCAAAGACAGCCATCGTAATTGGTGCCGGGGATCGTGGGGCAAGAGCCTACGCTCCTTATGCTTTAGAATATCCGAATGAATTAAAAATTGTGGCTGTAGCTGAGCCAAATAAGGAGAGAAGAATCAAATTTAAAGATACACATGGCTTGCCTGCGAAAAACTGTTTTTCTTCTTGGCAAGATATGATGGATCGTGGAAAAATAGCTGACATCGCAATTATATGTACACTTGATAGATTTCATTTTCAGCCAACGATAAAAGCACTAGAATTAGGTTACCATGTACTACTAGAAAAGCCTATGTCCCCCGATCCTAAAGAATGTATTGAGATGGCACGAGTAGCTAAGAAATACAACCGTCAGTTGACGATTTGCCATGTATTACGTTATACAGAATTTTGGTCAACTATAAAAAAAGTAATATCTGATGGGAAAATTGGTAAGGTGGCATCTTTACAATTAAATGAAAATGTAGAAGTTATGCATATGTCTCATAGTTTTGTACGAGGAAATTGGAACAATAAAGAAAAGTCCAGCCCAATGATCTTACAGAAATCTTGTCACGATATGGATATTATCAGTTATATTTTGGATAAAAAATGTGAACGGATTAGTTCGTATGGGTCGCTAATGCATTTCAAAGAAGAAAATGCTCCAAAAGATGCGCCGGGGCGCTGTCTGGATGGATGTCCTGCTGAACTTGAATGTCCATTTCATGCAGGTAGATATTACCTTGGTGAAGGGAGAGGATGGGCAAGGAAATTTACTGAGGACACTACTCGCGAGGGGATTATTAAAGCCCTGCATGAAACCCCATACGGAAGATGTGTCTATCAATCGGACAATAATGTGGTGGATCACCAGGTTGTAAACATGGAGTTTGAAGATGGTGCAACCGCCATCTTTAGTATGTGTGGTTTTACCCGCGAACAGACACGTATCGTGCAAATAATGGGTACAAAGGGAGAAATACGTGGCAATATGGAAGAAAACAGTATTTCAATTTACGATTTCCTCACGAAGCATGAAACGATCATTAAGTTTGATAATCCTGTAAGCGGACATGGTGGTGGTGATAATGGCATTGTTCGGACCTTTTTACGGGAAATCGATAAAGTAGGTGAAACGGAAAGTGTTTCTTCTGCTGCTGGTTCATTAAGAAGCCATTTAATGGCCTTTGCGGCAGAGAAATCTAGGTTAAACAGTGGAAGTTCAATTGAATTGGATGATTATTATAATAGTTTTATAGAAAAGTAA
- a CDS encoding IS1182 family transposase, with protein sequence MTIIRQYSLFSIQELYDMEPTQKYEANISAIDLDTIFHKITKKSRLGAPEELNYAAMIISFFVRYVERIPTIKDLIKRLNDDIAFKLNCGFLVSDSIPSEATYSRLVTKLEAYNILEKEREKVVLQAIIEGFIMDDTAATDATHFEARDQAPPKEEKPKSEPKKQGRKSKEEREQWLKEQAEKEANFPLYERKIEAQLDASLDELRAEVPQDPKWGVKKNSEGKNVFWFGYKGHLAVGTSSQYILQALFSSGNLNDGKAAIPLLKGIAERLPLPSLRYQTMDAGYDYDPIYEQVHRMGQQSVIAYNKRNEGEPIGFDKHFAPTCFREHSYRYDSFDAKYETLKYTRPKECSDCPFANEDICQKVYKVKITQDLRRYTASARGSKAWKTIFKRRTAVERVNAYLKEFFQLNNVRYRTDKRAKIHFDMVTLIYNASKLAADRINAQLNQQQAA encoded by the coding sequence ATGACCATTATACGACAATATAGCTTATTTAGCATTCAAGAATTATACGACATGGAACCTACCCAAAAATATGAAGCAAATATTTCGGCTATCGATTTGGATACGATTTTTCATAAAATAACCAAGAAATCACGACTTGGTGCACCAGAAGAACTGAATTATGCGGCCATGATTATCTCTTTTTTTGTAAGATATGTTGAACGGATCCCAACAATTAAAGATCTTATTAAACGTCTCAACGACGATATTGCTTTTAAGTTGAACTGCGGGTTTCTAGTTTCAGACAGCATACCTTCAGAAGCTACCTATTCCCGACTTGTAACAAAATTAGAGGCGTATAACATCCTTGAGAAAGAACGAGAAAAGGTTGTCCTTCAAGCTATCATAGAGGGGTTTATCATGGATGATACTGCAGCCACTGATGCAACCCATTTTGAAGCACGTGATCAAGCACCACCAAAAGAAGAAAAGCCAAAATCTGAACCAAAAAAGCAAGGGCGAAAATCCAAAGAAGAGCGTGAACAATGGCTCAAAGAACAAGCTGAAAAGGAAGCCAATTTTCCCCTTTATGAAAGGAAAATTGAAGCTCAGTTGGACGCGTCTTTAGATGAACTGCGTGCTGAAGTTCCTCAAGACCCAAAATGGGGTGTAAAGAAGAACTCAGAAGGAAAAAATGTCTTTTGGTTTGGTTACAAAGGTCATTTGGCCGTTGGTACATCAAGCCAATATATTCTACAAGCTCTTTTTTCGTCAGGCAATCTAAATGACGGAAAGGCAGCAATCCCATTACTTAAGGGAATTGCGGAACGTTTACCCCTTCCATCTTTGCGCTACCAAACTATGGATGCTGGTTATGATTATGACCCAATATACGAACAAGTGCATCGAATGGGACAACAATCCGTGATTGCATACAATAAACGAAATGAAGGGGAGCCAATTGGTTTTGATAAACACTTTGCCCCGACTTGTTTTAGGGAGCATTCCTATCGTTACGATAGTTTTGACGCTAAATACGAAACTTTGAAATACACAAGACCTAAAGAATGTAGTGACTGTCCTTTCGCTAACGAAGATATCTGCCAAAAGGTATATAAAGTAAAAATAACTCAAGACCTCCGGAGATACACAGCGTCGGCTCGTGGGTCTAAGGCTTGGAAAACGATCTTTAAACGCCGAACTGCAGTTGAACGAGTTAATGCATATCTCAAGGAATTCTTTCAGCTTAACAATGTCCGTTATCGTACTGATAAACGCGCTAAAATTCATTTTGACATGGTGACACTTATTTATAATGCTTCAAAACTAGCAGCAGATCGCATTAATGCGCAATTAAACCAGCAACAAGCTGCGTAG
- a CDS encoding ExeA family protein: protein MYKPFYSLAKEPFSKDMRPTDAFLSKSYQEALNGLKYLQKSKGIGLVIGDPGAGKTFTLRSFKDSLNPALYHVVYFPLSTGGVMDFYRGLAYGLGEEPKFRKVDLFRQIQQGIERMDQERKVTPVFILDEMHMAKDAFLQDLAILFNFHMDSSNPFILILAGLPHLKTRLNLNHHRPLTQRIVMRYQLQPLSKDDVHAYVDHHLKLAGAKMPIFTAPALEAIALRSQGWPRVINTLTINSLLYGAQLKKEQIDEEIVQLAVEESGL, encoded by the coding sequence ATGTATAAACCTTTTTATTCATTAGCAAAGGAGCCATTTTCTAAGGATATGCGACCAACAGACGCATTCCTATCAAAAAGTTATCAAGAAGCATTAAACGGCCTTAAATATTTACAGAAATCCAAGGGAATTGGTTTGGTTATTGGTGATCCCGGTGCCGGTAAGACATTTACCTTGCGGTCATTTAAGGATTCCCTTAATCCCGCACTGTATCATGTGGTCTATTTTCCCTTATCCACAGGAGGCGTGATGGATTTTTACCGAGGGTTGGCTTATGGTTTAGGAGAAGAACCAAAGTTTCGCAAGGTAGATTTATTCCGCCAGATTCAACAAGGGATTGAAAGAATGGATCAGGAGCGAAAGGTCACACCGGTTTTTATTTTGGATGAAATGCATATGGCAAAGGATGCCTTTTTACAAGATTTAGCGATTCTATTCAATTTCCATATGGATTCATCGAATCCATTTATCCTTATATTAGCTGGGCTGCCACATTTGAAAACAAGGTTGAATCTTAATCATCATCGACCGTTGACTCAGCGAATCGTCATGCGGTATCAATTACAGCCATTAAGTAAAGATGATGTTCACGCCTATGTAGATCATCATTTAAAACTAGCTGGGGCTAAGATGCCAATATTCACAGCACCCGCCCTTGAAGCCATTGCCTTGCGATCGCAGGGCTGGCCACGTGTTATCAATACATTAACAATAAACTCTCTACTGTATGGAGCGCAGCTAAAGAAAGAGCAAATTGATGAGGAAATCGTCCAATTGGCTGTCGAGGAAAGTGGTTTATAA